GGCAGCCTGGGCCTGGGGTCCCTTCCtggctcccctcctctccctccctgtcacaGGCTTCTCTCAGATGTGCATTTCCGTTGACTGTATGTGGCATGTCACTGCCCAGGGAAGCCACATCCTCGGCCACAGCTCCGCTCTTGAGGCAGGAAGAGGCAAGGGATATGGTATTGCCGTTGCAGACTGTGACCACCCGCAGGGTTCTGATGTCCTCGGAGAGCTTCTCTGGCTCTCGGTGAATGGACTCGATGATGAAGAGGTTCTGGATGTACTTCTCGACAATCACCAGGATGGAGTAGGGCAGGTTGAACCAGGTGTAGGGGGGACAGGCTTCAGCACAGAGGATGGCCAGGATAGACCCCCAGGAGATGAGCCAGGAGCCGGAGGCAGTGCCCACCAAGAGGTCCGCGTCCAGTTTGCGGGCCGGGTTTCTGGACTCATCTAGTGATCTCTCATCTATCCTGTAAATCCGGATTCCAAGCACCCCTGCGGCCCCCATGAGCATCAGCAAGGCGATGGCATACAGGTAGAACATGATGAGTGCCGACTCGCTCTTGGTTTTGGAGCGCCCAATCTGAATCAGATAGACCACCACGACCCCAATCGTGGCAGCCAGCACGGTCAGGCCCAGGACCGAGCCCGCCATGACCCCGGGGAACTTAAACTGCATGTTGTGGTTCTGTTGACTGTCCACATTGCGCCCGATGTTCTTCCACAGGACGTAGAGCATCGTGGAAGCCAGGATCTGGTATTCTATGTTGAAGGGGTAGAGGTAGTAGATCCCCTGCGAGATGGCAGAGCAGAACGTCGGGGGCGAGCAGTTGCACGGAGGCGTGTGGTCATCCAAGACTGGAGGCAAGAGGGACATGCGTGTGAGGGCGGTCAACATGGTCAGTGGGCAAGTGGCAACACACAGGAGTATTTTCACCAAGGATTCGCACGTGGGTTTTCCCATCGGATTGAAGCTCTGTTTTGTGGCTTATTGCCATGTTTAAGATCACCactagaaagggaggtgggcggggggttggagtgactgggtgatgggcactgaggggggcacttggcgggatgagcactgggtgttatgctaagttggcaagttgaactccaataataaaaaaaaatttaaaaaaaataagatcaccACTAAATTGACAGCCACAAACATCCCCCAAGGAATCCTATTTTATCCCTACATCAGCCCCTATGAACAGTATTGTGGAAATTTATTTAGCATATAAAGATGTTCACAAGATTTTGCTGAACCAAAGAGGCTGGCTAAAGAGGATAGagtataattcctttttttaaaaaggttttatttatttattcatgggagacacaaagagagagaggcagagacacaggcagagggagaagcaggctccatgcagggagcctgatgtgggactcaatcctggaactccaggatcacgccctgggctgaaggcagatgctcaactgctaagccacccaggcgcccttaattccattttttataaacgatagatagatagatagatagatagatagatagatagatagatatagaaaaaatctggaaagatatAAGTGAAAAGGTTAACAATGGTTATCTGAGAGTGGAAAAATGGTaggcaatttttcttttcttctcttttctttctttttcttttatcttagtAGAAGAAAGTTCTATCATGTCTCTTCCCTCCAGGTTTATggggatataattgacatgtaacattgtaaGTGTGGGGTGTCCAGTGTTACTTCTCTCCAGGTTTCGCTTCCCTAAATTCTCTAAACTTTCTATGTGAATGTGATTTACATgcgtgattttttttaattgttgcattcttctaaagatttatttctttattttagagagagagagttcatgcaagtggggagaggggtagaagagaagcagactccctgctgagcgtggagcccaatgcggggctggatctaacaaccctgatatcatgaccggagccaaaaacAAGATtcggacgcttaaccgactgagccaccgaggtgcccctaaattactattttaaaaaaaataactttgtgaGAGAAAATGCCCCTTTTCATCAGCAAAGATTTTGCTCTTGAGAATATTTAATACTAGCAAGTGTAGTGTGAGACAGTCACCATCAAACACCAACGGGTGGTGTGGGAGTTGGCACCACCTTCTGGAAGGCACTTGGCAATGGTATAAAGAACTATTCCATAACAAGGAGAGAAAATGctgtaaataaatagtaaaatatgtaACAAAAGCCTTAAAGATGATACAACCATAGTCTCTGACCTATGATTCAATCTATTGTAATGGACAAGTAAAAAATGTAATCAAAGCATTAGGTagaattgtgtgtgtatgtgggtgtgggtgggtgcgCGCCcacgagagagagaaagagagagacctcaGTGTTCAACAATTTAGAAATTGTTAAATGAATTTTGGTGcctccatacaatggaatagtaagCAGCCATTAAAAAGTATAAGTTGCATTTTAATGATACAGGAAAATATTCATGTTACATAACAAtggaaacaagaagaaaaaaattgtatatacagTATTTTCTAAATGCATACCCCAGCTCAGTACTCAGTCATGAAATCAATTTGGTAGGTAGCTgccaatatattttttcaacaGAATGGACTCCTTGTGGAAGAggacagaatagaatagaatgacATCAATAAGAATAGAAATCTGACTGTCTCTGATACGGTGAGGTTATTTCATGACctacgtgtgcacacacacaggtctGTGTGCATTTGGGTTGCAGTGTAAGTTGTATTTCTTATTGTAAGCTGAAGTCAAAAAGAAAGATTGAATTTATATAGTATGATCTtcaccataaataaataaataggacacTACAAAGAACTAAGCCAATATTAATAGCATGTAACTGCAATTCTGGGCAGGTGCtattgaaggttttttttctttacactttGTCATTGTTTTAACTTATGATTTGCATATGCCAGGTATAAAATCAAATGGAAAGCCCTGTGGCAGCACAAATCACCTCACCTTAGCAGAGTACTGCAGTTTTGAATTCATAAGGAGTTTCCCCCAACTCGTGACCCAGTACGGTACTACATAAAAGCCAGGGGAAGGAATCGAGGAGAAAGGCTCAGATGAACAGAATGTTAGAACTGATGGAGTCCTTTGTGAATGTATCCAATGCCATCTTTCTACAGAGGTTCCTGGAGACAAATTAAATCCTGGTTCTTCAACCATTGGCTTGCTGTGTGAACCTGGGGCTAGTTACTTAACTCCTCTTTGCCTTGATGTCTTCATCCGTATAATAAGATCAACACTGACTACCCCACAGTGTTTTGGGTGCAGAATTAAATGAACCACGTGGTTCTAGAACAGTGTGCCAGGCACACAACAGACGTGTATAAgtttgtttttgtcattgttttcgCTGCTATTACTGTGATGGACACCAAGGAAAAGAGAAGTGCTTCCCCAAGATTTGGCTGCTAGTGTGGAGCAAGGGTTGGAGGGTAAAGAAATAGCATGTGCCCCTGATTTCATCATCCCCACCCAACTGGTGGGGAAACAGTTTTCAGGTTGccctcagggcgcctgggtggctcagttagttaggtgtccaactcttggtttcaactcaggtcatgatctcagggttgtgagatcaagcccagcatttgGCTCCATACTTGATGGTGactcttcttgagattctctctctctctctgcccctccccactttgctctctgtctctctcaaatacataaataaatctttttaaaaaatagtgaagttgCTCTCAGTGATGGCCGTGGGGTCATACAGTGAGTGTAGATGTGTAATACATCAAAGCTGGAAAGACTCCCTATAATGCCTGGTGCAGGTCCCCTCACTTGATGAATGAGAAAAGGGAAGCCCAGAGAAGTTGAATGGCTTCCAAAAGTCATACAGCCAATATGTAATGAAAACTAGACCCAAATCTGGGATGTCCAGTTCCCAGGACATTTCCCCTCCACACATTCCTGTCAGCCCCATCCCACTGCTCTAATAGAGAAGCGACAGGTCATAAACGTTAAAgaacttggaaggaaaaaaaataaaataaaataaagaacttggAAGGAGGTAGACTGGCGGGGTCTCAAATAGGAGCAAGGGGGAATAAAGATGAGCCAAAAGTGCAAGCCCAATAGAGTTAGATAAAAACttcaaacaggggatccctgggtggctcagtggtttagcgcctgcctttggcccggggcgcgatcctggagtcctgggatcaagtcccacattgggctcccggcatggagcttgctttgccttctgcctgtgtctctgcctctctctctctctctatgtctatcataaataaataaataaatctttaaaaaaaaaaaaaacttcaaacaaACTAAAACCAATTAACAGCAACCCTTCGATTTCTTGGGTATTTTAAAGCTATACTTTTAGCAGAATGAACCGGTAATAGAGgcttaattaaaaacacaatgactGCCAATCTTCCATAGCTGTAAACAAAGACATTCACTTCCACACCAAACTGTACCGTGAGAAATGGTACCCTAAATGATACCCCTTGGGTCTGACAAGCCCCTGAGTCACCGAAGAAACCACTAATTATGCTCAGCACATCCTACTTATGGAACCAGGATGAGGGACTTGGGAGGTTTTGAAAGATTTTCAACAACAGATGATTGTCTGGCCAACATTGAATTGGGTGAACCCTGCCCCTCCATCTCTGAACCTTCTGGTCTCTACAGGTTTCTGAGAGGTTCCAGCATGGGGGCAGGGCAACTCTTATCACTCACCTATTGTGATGTTCCCAAAGCCCAGGGTGATAAGCCGTTCCTTGTGCTCATTAAGTTGGTGCTTTGATTCATTCAGGACACCATTGGTCCACAGGAGCAGATTGGTGAACACTGAGTGGATCACCCCAAATCTGAAAAACACAGGGACTCAGTTATTGAACAGCCCTGGGGAGCTCCAAGCCCCATGGGGTGAGATGGAAACATTGCATGTGCATGCAttcacacgcgcacacacacatacacacacacgcctCCTTCTTAGCCATGATTCTAGTTTCACCAGGCAGCTCAGACTCTGGGTGGGTCGCTGTCTGGGGAGAGGCAGTTCCATGAGAACTTCCAAAACCACAGTCTGGGCATTTTGTCATAATCGTGAACTGCCAGTACTCAATTCATTGTCAATGGGATAAAAAGAAACTGGGTCTTAGAAGCAGGGGTTCAGGGGTGGAAACTTACTGAAAGCACGCACCAACCCCACCATACCCCAAATCCTTTCTTccagaagggaagaggagagaaccATGAGGGAAGGATGAAGGGCTACACTGGAAATGTGGAGAGTTGGGCATGCCCTTACTATTGTCTGGCCAACCCAGCAGTCATCAACCACCAGCTCTGTTTGGCCACTAACCTCTAAAGAAACTGAAACAAGTCAGAGACTTGCTCTCCGGTCTCCCCTGCAGCGAGGCATGGCCACTCTAGCCAGTGGGACGTGAGGTCAAGACTACTGGGCACTACGGAGAGCTTCTACTTTTATGATAAAAGGAATGAGAATAAGAAAAACCTACTCACTGTCCCTCTCACCTTTATTTCCAGCCTTGAATACAGACATGAAGGCTGGCCTTCTGGCAGCTATCTTGTGACCATGAAGCAACCAGTATGGGATGAAACACTAACCCATTGAGAATGGCAGAGCAAAAGCATAAAAAGCATCACGCTGAGTTTCTGGAATCTCAGGTTCAGGGATTAGGCTGAAGTCACAAATAAAGGCAGTAGCTGCCTTGGGGTTTGAGGAACTAGTAAGCAGCAGGGCTGTCCCAGTCTGACCCCTTACCTCAATACCACACCCCTAAGAAGGAAGAAGATGACATGGAAGGTGGATGCTGGACTCGGGCACAAAGAGAGGTCTGTGGGGAATATGGTTCCAATGGGATCAGAGTGCATCTCAAAACCTCCAGGCTGCCCATGCCTGTGGTTTA
This sequence is a window from Canis aureus isolate CA01 chromosome 2, VMU_Caureus_v.1.0, whole genome shotgun sequence. Protein-coding genes within it:
- the OTOP1 gene encoding proton channel OTOP1; protein product: MPEGQGAPPSPRAARSAPARVSAGPATRPSPRLPARGSAGCPQSPEPPEPPEPPRGRRGAVRAGVPQKLAEALSSQYGLIVFVAGLLLLLAWAVHASGVGKSHLLCLLTALMLLQLLWMLWYVRRSAAHRRLIRPKDTHAGARWLRGSITLFAAITIILGCLKVGYFVGFSECLSATEGVFPVTHAVHTLLQVYFLWGHAKDVIQSFKTLERFGVIHSVFTNLLLWTNGVLNESKHQLNEHKERLITLGFGNITIVLDDHTPPCNCSPPTFCSAISQGIYYLYPFNIEYQILASTMLYVLWKNIGRNVDSQQNHNMQFKFPGVMAGSVLGLTVLAATIGVVVVYLIQIGRSKTKSESALIMFYLYAIALLMLMGAAGVLGIRIYRIDERSLDESRNPARKLDADLLVGTASGSWLISWGSILAILCAEACPPYTWFNLPYSILVIVEKYIQNLFIIESIHREPEKLSEDIRTLRVVTVCNGNTISLASSCLKSGAVAEDVASLGSDMPHTVNGNAHLREACDREGEEGSQEGTPGPGCRPHFLRGDAKRRVLRNITAFLFLCNISLWIPPAFGCRPEYDNGLEEIVFGFEPWIIVVNLAMPFSIFYRMHAAASLFEVYCKI